A region from the Lolium perenne isolate Kyuss_39 chromosome 4, Kyuss_2.0, whole genome shotgun sequence genome encodes:
- the LOC127321831 gene encoding acyl-[acyl-carrier-protein] desaturase 7, chloroplastic-like, producing MLARFGCPSSCKPASSRNYCSKAPAAAMSTRRCRSAVNSRSMVAGRREEEEEEEWMRFEVLAHLEPWAEAHMLPLLKPADEAWQPSDLLPDAAALGADGFHQACLDLRARAEGVPDAQLVCLVGNMVTEEALPTYQSMSNRFEATRDATGADGTAWARWIRGWSAEENRHGDVLSRYMSLSGRLDMRQVERTVHRLIASGMAMHAPASSYHGFVDVAF from the coding sequence ATGTTAGCTAGGTTCGGATGCCCGTCGTCATGCAAACCAGCAAGCAGCCGCAACTACTGCAGCAAGGCACCAGCAGCTGCGATGAGCACCAGGAGGTGTCGGAGCGCGGTGAATAGTAGATCAATGGTGGCCgggcggcgggaggaggaggaggaggaggaatggaTGAGGTTCGAGGTGCTCGCGCATCTGGAGCCGTGGGCCGAGGCGCACATGCTGCCGCTGCTGAAGCCGGCGGACGAGGCGTGGCAGCCGTCGGACCTGCTCCCGGACGCGGCGGCGTTGGGCGCGGATGGcttccaccaggcgtgcctcgaTCTCCGCGCAAGAGCGGAGGGCGTGCCTGACGCGCAGCTGGTGTGCCTGGTGGGCAACATGGTCACCGAGGAGGCGCTCCCCACGTACCAGAGCATGTCGAACCGCTTCGAGGCCACCCGCGACGCCACGGGCGCCGACGGTACCGCCTGGGCGCGGTGGATCCGCGGCTGGTCCGCCGAGGAGAACCGCCACGGCGACGTGCTGAGCCGATACATGTCGCTCTCCGGCCGCCTCGACATGCGGCAGGTGGAGCGCACCGTGCACCGCCTCATCGCctccggcatggccatgcacgcTCCGGCGTCCTCCTACCACGGGTTCGTCGACGTCGCCTTCTAG